TACAACTAACATAAAAAAGAACAACGAATAAATATTATGGCATGCAGGGCACACCCCCAAACACCCCCCCTTTAAAAAAAGCACGGTTATTTTTTAGGTCTCTAAGAAACAGCTCATGTAAGAGTTATGGATTGCCTGGAAGCATATGGCAATGGCATTCTAAACTAACACAAAGAAGAAGGATGTAGGACTTTTATGGCATGCAAAGCAATagcaccaaaaaaaattcaatttggatTTCAAGTTTCCAACCCTTGCTAAGTATGCTTAGGTTGCCATCAACTAAATTCCATGATGAAAAATGCACAATTATTATATCAACCTGACTAAATCAGACCTAAGCTGGCCCAcaataaacataattttctATAGATGTAGATCCCAAAAACACTTAAAGAGTATATTGTGTTGTAGGATACATCATACATCATGATACATGCAAAGCAATGAATTTAGATCACAAAAAATTATAATGAGGCAGAAAATCATCTATTTTTAGTGTGAGTTAAGTATCAAGAATCTCAGACCTCATTATTACATCTAGCTGCTGTGGCACTTTCAAACAACAAGAACCATAAGATAAGAAAACCAAAACTGCATTTATCACCTTTAAATATTTGTCAAGCAGTTTACACCGCTCTTGAACAACAAAGATTTCTAAACCTGTTGATAAAAAATGTTTCGGAGGCAAATTAAGATTATACTGTGGAAACTCTTTCAAACGCCGATGTAGCTCCTCAAAATGACGAAACCTATAGAAACAGCCACATAAATTAATAAagctattcacccaaaaaaaaaattaataaagctATTTAAAACGATAGATAGTAGTAAAAACTTGCCTCTAGCAGCAGCATAAaaacatcaaaccctaactgGTAATGACATATAAATAAAATGACACAGGGAATGATAAAAATGGACAACACAAAGCACAAATAGTGAAATCAGAAAGTTTTACTGCATAGTATTAAGCACCTTCTTTTGATAGACCAACTATTATTATTTGCATCGGTAACAGAAATGGAATATACAGCAAACGTCTTAGAATCGCTTTTCACAATATTGGCACCCAATACCTGCAATAGCAAATGAATTTACATTCAATTCTATATCAAAACACAAATACTATGATGTACAAACAAATAGGGATATGGCATTACCTCACATCTCAACTTTAAAAATGAGTCTGTCAACAAAGATTTTTCCAGGGAGTTACTAGATGAATTAAAATCTTTGGTTATAGAAATAGATGCAGCAGATGAAGGGGCAGCTACTCCACTGTGAACTCTACCCCAGTTTTCCAGCGCATCATCACTTGAATCCTCAGCTTTTGCATCTTCCTTTGATGAATTTAATATGTCCTGTCCATCTCCCGAACGGAAAGTTGTTCGCTCAACCTCTTGCCAGGTGTTCACCTTCTGATTGCTTAATCTGTACCTTTTCCTGCCTGACTGGATTTTAGATAATCTAGGGTAATGACGACGGCCTTTACGAGTCATATGGCGTCCAGAATTTTCAAGTGGATGGTGTCTGAAAGAACCAGCAgcatttctattgtttttaCTATCCCAAACTTTAGTCTCAGGAGAATCAAGACCTGTCACCATACcgctttcatcttcttcagtaTAAGAGCTACTACTCTCTGATTCAACCTCCTCCAAAAGCATCTGATCATGCTCATGTTCATGCTCGTCTTGATGTACTGTGGTTCGAGGATGAATTGCTGTGGTTCCATCAGTACGGGCATGTAAATGTTCCGCCACAGATCGATTATCATGTGGAGAGAGACTGGTGTTCCTCTGGGAAATATCAAACTTGGTAGTTCCATCCTTTAACTGGTGTTTAGATGTCAGCTTTGAGTGATCAACTGTACCAGGAATCCCTGCAGGAAAATTTTCTGTCATGTGTTTAGCCAACTGATTTGcaccctctttctttttgtaattCTGTACTTCAGTCCACATATTTTCAAAATGCTCTGGAGTTTGAATCTTTCTGCAGGGCATCACGTCTAACATCTCACCCCGTTCTCCCCCAGATTTGTGCCATTGGATGTCCTTTCTATCATTGCTTAGGAAATCTGAGGGTAAAGAACTCAAAGAGTGGGAAGATTGAGTATCAATAGATAGCAATGGATCCTTCGAATGAGATGTTCcattcattttttctttcacaGAATCACCAGAGGCAGTTATAGAGTGCTCACGCTTAAGCTGCACAAGTTCAACACCTGTAACAGATCGATCTTGGAATCGTGAAAAATGATCAGAAGAAGTTTTTGAAGCCCCATTTGGCTTGGACTGGGATGCATCCTGTGCCGATGTAGTCACTCCTTTATCAGCCTTATTTTTAATAGAAAGAACCAAAGATTCAATTCTCTCGTTAATAAACCTGCCAGaagaattaaagagaaaaaatggGTAAAGCAATCGAACGCCAAGAATTTACACAAACATAAAGAACACTACCTTGGACTAGCCAAGTTCAAGACTGGCCTCATCACTGAACAAGCAAGAAGCTCTCTGGCAATATAACGGAAGAAAGAGCACTGCAGATCTTCAGGCTTGAAACTAAATGACACGAGTCCATCCATCAAATACTGCAAAACCTATGTAAAGATAGAATATGAACATCACCGCAAAAAGGGTCGTCAATATCAGATGAAATCATTTTATCCTTGTGGAGGCATACTTAATCATAAATTCATAACAAGTAGGAAATAAATTAAGAAGAAAACCTTATGCTCAGCTTCTGCAGAAAATAAGGCAGGATGCAACTTGTTTTCAGCAGCCAGAACTTGCTTTAGTTCCAGATCCCGATGATCAATTGTTTGCTCTTCCAACTGTTGCCTGACAATCTTGGCTTGACTTGCACGAAAAAGCTTTAAGTGAGTGCAAATAAGATTGATAACATCCCTGCATCATACCAGACTATAAGGCTCCTCATAAATTCAATTCTGGGGTGAAATGAGATCAAGATTTAAGGAGCATGAAAATAACCTGATAAGAAGATCGATGAGATTTATATCCCTAACACGACATGAAACTTCTCCAAGGACACCATTTATTATTTGCACCAGCTCTTCTGGACCATCTCTGTCGGGTGTCAAGCGAGAGTACCAGAGATCTGTCACCCACTCAGAAACTAGATGTCTAGTGAATTGATCTATTGCTGCTTCAACAACAGGGGAATTCACCTTCCTTCTCCAGTTAGACTTTTGAAGGGAAACCTTTGGAACTTCAGGAGGCTTCTTCTGAAAAAAATGATCGGCTGAGGATAGTTTATCACTGTGTGCTGTAGCTTTTCTTCTCATCTCAATGTCAATTGATATATAGCCAAGGAGTACAATTAAGGATGCAGCAGCAGGCATATTGACCCACACAGAAGAGCTGGTCActgaaaataaaatggaaacacATAAATTGCAATTCATAACTCCAAAGACCCAGGTTTcgtttttttttacttttgtggggagggggagggaagagGAACAAGAAAACAGACCCATTTCTCACAATTAGTATTAACAACAAGAGAAATGCTAGGGCTACACCCTGTACAGGCTAATAGGTTCTCTCAACATCCGAGGCACATCCATATATTTATGGGGCTGTAGCACTAGCATTCCTCTCCTCTAACAACAAACACCAGGTCCACAGCACACATTATACATAGAAAGAAACATTACTCTACCATTGTCCATCATGATTTGTTAGAGCcttagagggcgggccttggtgcaacagtaaggttgctccattgtgaccaagtgatcacagcttcaagtctggaaacagcctctctgcgaaagcacaggcaaggctgcatacattatgaccctccccagaccccgcagtggcgggatcctcgtgcactgagtacaccctttttttttgtctatcaTGATTTGTGGAGAATGAAAAATCACCATGTTACAACATTTTTACCTTGAAATACTGTTTTATCAAAGATATTAACATCTAATCAAGCATAATTGATGATAAGGAGGAGACTAGAAAATATAAGTTTCATGATCTTTGAAATGATGAACCCCTCTCTAAGGTGCAAATAATATGAACCATGTAGAAGCTTAATTGGCACTCAGCTTATGTGGGTATGTTGTTCATGCCAGCATCTATTCATGTGGTATCATCATCCTAGATGCCCCTAGCCACGTACATCTAAAAAGTTCTGCTGATTCAAAAGTAAACCTTTTGATAAGAATATACAAGGAAACAGTCCAAATGGTGGACAATCTAGATGAAGTGGGCTAATTTTTAACATGTAGATAATTCAGATACTACCCCATGTCCCCATCTATCCAACAGTCAGATTGGCCCACATCACCCTTCCACATGTCTCAAACCATAAGAGTGGCTAAGGAAAGTGCTCCTTGACAAGCCAAAGGGacattttcccatatttatAACTGATGTTTAGCAAACCATGATAGACTTAAATGGAAATGGTAATCTTCCAGATGCAGATGCAAATGCAAATCTGTATTTGGTTACAGATTCCTAGCTTACACCAGTGATTGTTGATGGAACTTCAAAGGTATTGCATCCTACACAAGACCTATTTGTAGAATCTGTAAAAGAATTCTATCGTTATGCATGTTCCTTTTATTGGACCCTATGAAATAGATATTGATGACATTCACTTGGGGAATAAGAGGGAGGGGATACAAGGGAGAGGGGAAGGTGAAGACAGGTGTTGGAACTAGAAGATCCCATTTATATATTATGGGTTTTGGATAAGAACACCATTGTATGGTGTGTGTTTTGCGTATACTAATATGTGTGCTAAATGTGCTAAGCGATAGATGTTACCCAAGCTACTGAAGAGGAATagtcgaagaaaaaaaaaaaggcatgttAATTGAAAGAAGAACTGTTGAAGACGGTCTTCCACGTGCTTGAAGAATCAAGGAGTTGAATGCTACATCAGATACAAGATTCCTTCAAGAAAAATTTCATTAGGATTTGATTCAATTGGAATATCTATATAATCCTAACGTAAATGATCAACAAGATGTGAAAAGCTCAAAAATGACATATGatggggaaatatcatccccctcccctctaagtttccttaatatcaacccaatccccaagttttgaaaaatgataatgccccccccctactttttaaagattctatcaaccgtaccctaagtgaCTAACTCTGTTAAAACAGCATATGAAAAGACAGTATTACCCTCGTCTCTAAcctcaattctttcttttttcttcattcctcttctttcttcatccAATAGACACGGTCACCACCACGGCTGTATCCACCACCACTACCGCCACTACGGCTGTATCCACCACCGTCGCCGCCCTCACAATGTTCATAACCACTGCCGCCCTCCCATCAGAATAAGCAACAAaagccatagattcatcaaaatCCAGCCCAGATTGAGAATAAGCAACAAGAGCTTGAGATAGGCATTGGGTTTGTGGAAGAAGCTCGTCATCTTGAAGCGCAAAGTCAAACCAAGCCGCAGGAGCTGACcagagattctctctctctctctctctctctctctctctctctctctctctctctctctctctgtgtgacAATTGAAGGATTGCATTTTTTTTAGCGGAGAGAGAAACCTTCCGAAGCTGAAGCAATTTacgaattaaaggaaaaacacaGCAAAGATGTAAAGAAAAGGACCCTCAGAGAAAGTTTATAAGGATGAAGAGGAGGAGTGCAGCGATGAATGAGTACTTAACAGCTGCTACCAAGATAGCAAgggagatgaagaagagctgCCAGAGGACTTGAACGCTTGCCCAAGTGAGGAGGCCCATCAGTCCCACGGCCAAGAAGTTCTCCAGGTCTGGATCCAACATATCCCTCCATCTGAAATTCAAAGTGGGCCGTTCACTGTTTCTCGAATTTCCCTGACCGTTGAACCCATTATCTCTTTCCTCAGACTCTGGTTCTTTGCTCAGCCCATTACCATTCTCAGCGAAAACTACAAATCTTCTCAATCTTTCTGACTTCCGAGTTAAGGTTCTGGTAAAGAAGTAAGGAATGGTTCCCAAAGTTCTAAAAATTGCAGGTCTTGGTTTCGAAATTGATAAGACCGGTTGAAGAACTACTGTGCCATTAGAAATCCCTAATAACATGTTTCTTCCAACGAGTTCGGATTTCAGTTCAGAGACTTCACAGAAAACAGAGGAGTGAAAGGACAACAGCAACTGCTTAAACCTAATTCTAAGAACCACTCGCACTGATGAGCGTGGCCACCATGCATGGCTGCAATCTCTTTGATCTCTTTTTCAGCTTTTCCCTTTGATGGGCTTGTCTTTATTAAAGGTTCTCCTTTAATCAGATTCTCTCCAGCTGAGAAACGATGGACCTACTACTGATAAGAAAGCAGAAGGGGTCCTTTCTTAAAACTCTAATGGTATGAACCTTAACCTTCCTTTCTGTTCTgcaaccttttttccttttttttttgtgtgtgtgattcttatctgatcaaaattctatcccaacCTGAAATTGATTGGATTAACTGATTTTTCCTCACTGGGTATGAATTGCCTATGCGATAGGAGGCAGCAGTGGTGgctggtggtgctggcggaagaagaagaggaggaagaaatgcagagatgaagaggagaaaaaggggttttggggaaaaaaagatgaaagaggGGTTATTGGAATggaaagggtaaaattggaattaaattatattaagggtaatttggggttttagaaaaattggacatgcccacatcatcacttaatggcattttttaatggttagggtacggttgatagaatctttaaaaagtaggggagggcattatcatttttcaaaacttggggattgggttgatattaaggaaacttagaggggagggggatgatatttcccctaaaaaaaaatacttaaatggaaaaaccaagaaactagGTGGTTTGACTTAAAAGGAATTCTAAGTCTGGTGTCCACGATCTTCTGTGAACAGGGACGGACAACCTAGGTTAATTGGCAGATCCAAAATATTCTAAGTCTAAACTAACGAACGACCAAGGTTTTAATGCTAAGTTTCCATGGATGACCACTGCGGTCTTCTGTGTGATCTTCCATGAATGTTCGAGAGTTTATGAGATAAAGTCATCTTAGACGGATGATGTCACGGTCTTCCGTGACCATCTTTGTGCATGTCTGAGAGTGGCCATCTCAAGTCTGCAGCCACGGTCTtctgtgtgatagtgttcaatgCTATGTGATCAAGAAGTTAGAATATCTTTGACTAATCATTTATGAACACTTGGACTATAACCACTTGAGTGGAACTCTTAAACATCGTCACTAATGTTGAGGAGctccaacggctagtttttccTTAGAAATCTTAAGTTTAATATTGGAGACTAAAATGGATTAAATGCTTCCAACTAATTTGAAGTTTTAGTGGTTTTCCAACAGCTAATTTCTCTtggaaatgaaaatggaattCAAATGTTCAAAAAGAGAAGTTTAGCTTAACTCTAATGACTAATTTAATGGCTTGCCTATAAACGGATTGAGTCACTTAATGTCAAATAACAACATATCAATCACAAGCAACAACAGTAAGTGCAAGAGCTTAATTGGAACATCTTATTGAGAAGAGCTGTTGAGCTTCATTGTAAAGATCATCTTGAGAAAGTGCTGTTGTTGAGAATGAGCTTAAGTCAAATCATCTTCAGAAGGGCTAATACAAGTTCTAACATGTAAAGTTTGAAAGCAAAAGCATCTTGTAATTGATCAATATTGAGTTTAATTGGTTACAGACTTACAGTTAGCATGCTTGAAAGAAGAAGCCATTTCTGCTGTAAAGGAAGTCTGTGTGGCTTAAAGAGAAATCCTTGGTTTGTGCGACTTGGGTGGAAATCCTTGGCCAGGTGGTATGGGTGCTTCGCCTGAAAATTTGGTTAAATTTGAAGGGTTTGGTTCTTGCCTAGGAAAAGATCGGATAATGGAGAAATTCTTGGTCCGTAATCAAGGTAGTGGACGTAAGACAAGTTGGTCCAAACCACTCTAAATCTTGTGTGCATTGGTGTGCgttgtctctctccctctcttgcatCTACAAGTAGTCTACATCAAGCAAACTGAAAATATCCTCCATGGCACTACTGATGCTTGTTGcttatttgttttctatttatgCTATTGTGTGATGCTGCTAGGATTAGTTTTGGGTTTGTGTTTAATTAGTTATATTTtgttttagggagaaagaatgccacccggttGTGCCAGACATGCCGTCCCTGTGCCCTGATACAAGGGCGTGTGCCCCTGTGTTAGGGCGAAGGGGCGGCGTCCACTGCACGACcaggtggcgttctctttccctttgttttattttaccACAACCCAATTCAACCTCCCTCTTGAGTTGCACTCGATCCTACAGTAGGATGCAATCCCAGGTCTATGCTACCACAAGCTTTATGCTTTACCAGCTAAGCCACCGGGCACCTTCAATTAATGTATGAGGAATTTGCTATCCCTGCACTTATCAATCCAAATCTTTGCTGATACTCCTGTAGCATGTCATTTGGATGTTGTGGAAAGGTTTCAGTAATTAGAAGAAACTACAATGGGCCATGCTGTTGACCACTACTACAGGACCTCTTCGCGTTCTTCTGTTCATTGATGGAATCAAAAAAACTTAAGACCTTTTGCTGCTTTCAGAATCTTATACTGTGTCCCCAATAGTAATGTGAAAGCATAAGGACAAGTTTTCACTGCCAAACAAATGTTATATGTGTGAAAATACAAGATGGATCTTGACAGAGTAAAATACGATATCATCAGATAGAAAAATATTACTAGGAGTTCTGTATTCAACCACAAAAGCCAAAGTGCACGGCCACGTATGAAGCTTAAACCAAAACATGAAAGTAAACGCATCTTTATAGATAGATTAACACAGATATGTAAAGGAAGTGACAAGGAACTCACAATCTGCAGAATCAAAATTCAGAAGAATACAGATATAATCATCATCAATTGACACAAGTGGACTCGAGTTGAAATTCTACATCAATTGAAAAAACATAACTAAAGTAAACTCAGTTCCTCAGTGTTGCCCACTTGCCGCATTCCAAATAATCAGCAATAGCAAATAATTATTCAGCTATTGTGTATAAAAACTGAAATTTAAGCACAATTCTTcaacataaaaatcaaaaccgtCCAAAAAGCCAACACTTACAGGACATAAGATAAGACAGCCCAATCACGCATATGACTAGCAATAAGGTCCGTTTCTTGGCTTCCTCAATGAGGTCCCGAACTGTCTGCCTCCCAGTATTCATCTCCGCAACTCAATCAAACATCGAATTGaatattcctttcttcttctttacatAGACGATCATATCACTGGTAAAACCAGGCACGTCGTATCATCATTCTCATCTCCATAGCTCGATTCGATCAACCATAAAACTGGTCTCGATAATCGCTAGGGTGAATCTAATCAACGACAAACGACTGGCAATCAATTAAAGGCTTATCAAAAAACGCGATCAGTCTCCGTGAAATCAAAAGAACGAAACTATCGAAAGCTAGTGTAGAATTTGTCCTTCAACGCGCAGACTGTTAGGTTTCAGGTCTCCAGCTGCCCTCTATGGCTATGAAGTTTTTAACTGCTAAGTATTGGTGCCTGTTTCTGCCGTTTTCCGGGCTCCTGTTTGTGTTTGAGGCGACCCGGGTGAGTGAGCTAACGTCACCTCCATTTATTTGGCAGCACGAGTCTAGTATGCGCTCCCTTCTTAATCGGGAATCGGTCCAATCCAActgaaaatacaaaagaaaatgatTAGAAATCAACCTATCCGGCATTCCGGATCAGATGGAAATAGTGTCGGTGTCGGCCGATTCACCGACCCAATTCCTAAATCTTGAAACGATGTTCGTGAAGACTTGTACAAGGGGAAAAGGTTCAGGAAGGTCTAACTATCTTGTATTGATGCTCATCCCTTTCTTTTGGGAGAAGTATTGATGCTTATCCCATCACCAAAATGACTCACCCATTTCATGGTGGGTAAGGGGAAACACGGTCCCAAAGGGGCTTAAAGGATGTGACTTTATATAAAAAAGTCTACATGGATGAGGTTATTTACCACCTCACATTTTTGGTCCCGAAGGGGCATGGCCGTTAAATTAAAGTCGGTGAGAGTTCTTGCCTTCTTATGAGGAAGGTTATAATAGGCATAGGAAGGAAAAGGTATAATAAATCCgaatttcaagtttttttttttttttttatgaaaatagaaagataTATTCTATTAAAAAGTCAGAAAGGTTTGTACATCGTACAAGAAACACTTCGAGGGAGAGTTAGGTCCGGTTTGGTAACACTTCCGTTTTGGAAGAATGTTCTTTTCATAGAAGTGTTCTTTTTCGATTCCTTGCTGTGAGAATACTCTCGTGGAAGAGAAACAGCGTTTGGTAAAATTGTTCCAAAAGTGCTCCACGAacagaaaaagaatagaaacagTGTTTGACAAATATTttacaaaatcacttcttttgtacaaaaaaaaattacataaatgccatTATGTTCATTATTAATCCATAATAATTATGATTATATTACTTGTGGATATGCTTGTGCCACTTGCGCACATGACATAAAATATGGAATATGCAAGCAACCTCACAATAATGAAATATGGCTGTTaagagtgaaaattttcaatataaatTTGTTAATACACTAGTACCGCATTCAATTTCAGAGTAATGGGTATCACAAAATACATTGCAATAAACAAAACCACACCTCAAGTgttgaaataaaaaacagatAACAATCATAATCTAGGGTAACCGTTTAGTCTTGCCATCTGATTCGCAATTTGTTTCCTTAGGTCATCATTCCCTGCACGATCCCGCTGACTACCATGAGAGCTAAATGTAGAAGGACCAACAACATCCTCAACAACAGATTGTAAAGAACGGTTATGATATTCATCATTTCCATAGAATTCAAACAATGCGTCTGCATCTTGTTCCTCTCGAATATAGTTATGAATCCCACAACAAGCTATGACTATCATTGTTTGGTACCTAAGAGAGAATTGAGGCATCGAGCGAAGAATAGAGAATCTGCCTTTTAACACTCCAAAGCTACGCTCAATCACAGTTCTTAAAGAGAAATGTCGATAATTGAACAATTCTTTGGTAGTTTTAGGTCGTCTGCTCCCTCCGTCAGAATCTGGCAAATGATATCTATCTCCTTTGAGAAGTGTCAAATAGCCTTTAATTGACATTGGGTAACCTGAATCTACCAAACAATACTTACCTATAAATTAATGAGGGAATGCAAAATATTAGAATGTGAATTTCATGCAAAATAACCTGAATCTACAAAATAATAGATTAACAATTGTTGAGTGATATATCTTCGGGTGGATGAGGAAATGCCAAAGTTGTGTCTTCCAAAGCTCTAGCAAAAACACGACAGTCATTCGCACTGCCTTCCCAACCCGCATAAACGAATGTGAATTTCATGTCAAACGAACATGCACACATTACATTTTGGGTTGTTATCCCTTTTCAACCTCAATATGGAATCTGCTTGCCCTTAGGGACTATAGTTGTGATATGGGTACCATCTATGGCACCAATGCAATCCTAGTATATTCAACAGAAATACATGTGTTAAATAATATGAAAACTTTTCTTAATATCACAACACTTGTGACCTTAAAAGAGAAGTCAAGTGTTGATGTTACCTTAAAGTAAGGGTTGTATTTGGGGTTGGAAATTATCTCGATGGGGATTTTGTTGAAAGATGGTGGCTTGATATATTATTTAGCCAATTTAAGCATAGCTTTCAACACTATGCCAAAGTAACGACTGACTATCTCTCCAAAATGTTGAAATCTCTCTTCCACATCTCTATTGTTAGGTCCCCCTCCTGATATTCTGAACATGAACATCGCTAACTGTTCATCTACTCTTATGGATGGACTATCTTGTAGCCAACCACGATGACGCATTAGTAGGCACAAGTTTAGGAACACATGTCGTTCCATGGCAAATTCTTGGTAACATCGGTTTGCATGTCCAATAAGGATCTCATGTACCCACATTGCTCCTGTGAATACACTATCTCTACACGGCTCTCTAATGTTGATACTTCGTGAAATGCACTTCTCACATTTCAATCTTATTTCCAAGAAACTGCATAACAAGGTGCATATTTGTTTTGGACACTTTCAATCCCCCGTTTGACTCTTCTTTTCCATGAAACCAACCAATGTTGTCAAGGTTAAGCTTAAGCAATTAGGCTTTCACGGGAGGCTAGGCAACACTAGCTGAGGCAATGTAATGCAGAGCAAGTCCACTATTGCAGGCTTCACAACAACTGCAGcattttttttaagttctttATGGGGTTCACACAAGGTGTCTTTCAAGGTTCAAGACTTATGTCACTAAATATGGCTCAATTGTTCAATTCAATTAGCATACACGGATATAACAATTTGATTACAGGCCATGCAAATAAGAAATTATAGTTTtgtcaaagttaatttggtaTTGTAGTAGTTGGAAGTCTTACATCAAATTCAGGTATCCCATGGTTGTCCAACACCAATATGAGTTTATATGTATACTGCCAGTCTcctgccttggtcgcctagtaGGGAGTTTTAGCCGCCTTGTTGGTGTAGCCTTGGGTCCAGGCCCCTTTCAACGCCTTGGTTTGCCTAGACGCCATGAGAACTATGGTGCAGCTTTGATGCACACACAGCTCCAACAGTGTGTCCTCCATTCACCCACAATATGATTGCATCCCCACATAGAATAAACCAGCCAACAGTATGGTTGAAAATAGCATATGTTAAGAGGTCAAAGCATATAATTTCTCTATGTTcgacagatttttttttcttttcatgacTAAAAAATTAGCTCCCATATTTTCTCAGATATCTTTGCTGCTCATCACATCAAAATTTGTGAAAAATAGTCAAGCACCTCCTTTCCTTGATTATTCCAAGGAA
The sequence above is drawn from the Telopea speciosissima isolate NSW1024214 ecotype Mountain lineage unplaced genomic scaffold, Tspe_v1 Tspe_v1.0162, whole genome shotgun sequence genome and encodes:
- the LOC122647792 gene encoding uncharacterized protein LOC122647792 isoform X3, with translation MNTGRQTVRDLIEEAKKRTLLLVICVIGLSYLMSLTSSSVWVNMPAAASLIVLLGYISIDIEMRRKATAHSDKLSSADHFFQKKPPEVPKVSLQKSNWRRKVNSPVVEAAIDQFTRHLVSEWVTDLWYSRLTPDRDGPEELVQIINGVLGEVSCRVRDINLIDLLIRDVINLICTHLKLFRASQAKIVRQQLEEQTIDHRDLELKQVLAAENKLHPALFSAEAEHKVLQYLMDGLVSFSFKPEDLQCSFFRYIARELLACSVMRPVLNLASPRFINERIESLVLSIKNKADKGVTTSAQDASQSKPNGASKTSSDHFSRFQDRSVTGVELVQLKREHSITASGDSVKEKMNGTSHSKDPLLSIDTQSSHSLSSLPSDFLSNDRKEVQNYKKKEGANQLAKHMTENFPAGIPGTVDHSKLTSKHQLKDGTTKFDISQRNTSLSPHDNRSVAEHLHARTDGTTAIHPRTTVHQDEHEHEHDQMLLEEVESESSSSYTEEDESGMVTGLDSPETKVWDSKNNRNAAGSFRHHPLENSGRHMTRKGRRHYPRLSKIQSGRKRYRLSNQKVNTWQEVERTTFRSGDGQDILNSSKEDAKAEDSSDDALENWGRVHSGVAAPSSAASISITKDFNSSSNSLEKSLLTDSFLKLRCEVLGANIVKSDSKTFAVYSISVTDANNNSWSIKRRFRHFEELHRRLKEFPQYNLNLPPKHFLSTGLEIFVVQERCKLLDKYLKRLLQLPTISGSIEVWDFLSVDSQMYMFSNSLSIIETLSVNLDNKSDEKSTKVQNLVGVANDPSLYRGEHLNTNRKETALQIKRNLVADNPGLRRRSISCLPVKIPGKEHEHPMKDSGSDSDDRLQRSDRYVRKPEMALKERGSDNPQGPSEVLLDAATYPTLPTEWIPPNLSVPILDLVDVIFQLHEGGWIRRQALWVVKQVLQLGMGDAFDDWLIEKIQLLRRGSVIASVIKRVEQLLWPDGIFITKHPKHRRPPPPSVTQSQGAHHDSQPTQISSSKKEGVLTDEQKQQEAARRAKFVYELMIDKAPAALVGLVGRKEYEQCAKDLYFFLQSTVCLKQLAFDLLELLLLSTFPELDGAIKQLHEDKQKFGQLNMN
- the LOC122647792 gene encoding uncharacterized protein LOC122647792 isoform X2; this encodes MNTGRQTVRDLIEEAKKRTLLLVICVIGLSYLMSLTSSSVWVNMPAAASLIVLLGYISIDIEMRRKATAHSDKLSSADHFFQKKPPEVPKVSLQKSNWRRKVNSPVVEAAIDQFTRHLVSEWVTDLWYSRLTPDRDGPEELVQIINGVLGEVSCRVRDINLIDLLIRDVINLICTHLKLFRASQAKIVRQQLEEQTIDHRDLELKQVLAAENKLHPALFSAEAEHKVLQYLMDGLVSFSFKPEDLQCSFFRYIARELLACSVMRPVLNLASPRFINERIESLVLSIKNKADKGVTTSAQDASQSKPNGASKTSSDHFSRFQDRSVTGVELVQLKREHSITASGDSVKEKMNGTSHSKDPLLSIDTQSSHSLSSLPSDFLSNDRKDIQWHKSGGERGEMLDVMPCRKIQTPEHFENMWTEVQNYKKKEGANQLAKHMTENFPAGIPGTVDHSKLTSKHQLKDGTTKFDISQRNTSLSPHARTDGTTAIHPRTTVHQDEHEHEHDQMLLEEVESESSSSYTEEDESGMVTGLDSPETKVWDSKNNRNAAGSFRHHPLENSGRHMTRKGRRHYPRLSKIQSGRKRYRLSNQKVNTWQEVERTTFRSGDGQDILNSSKEDAKAEDSSDDALENWGRVHSGVAAPSSAASISITKDFNSSSNSLEKSLLTDSFLKLRCEVLGANIVKSDSKTFAVYSISVTDANNNSWSIKRRFRHFEELHRRLKEFPQYNLNLPPKHFLSTGLEIFVVQERCKLLDKYLKRLLQLPTISGSIEVWDFLSVDSQMYMFSNSLSIIETLSVNLDNKSDEKSTKVQNLVGVANDPSLYRGEHLNTNRKETALQIKRNLVADNPGLRRRSISCLPVKIPGKEHEHPMKDSGSDSDDRLQRSDRYVRKPEMALKERGSDNPQGPSEVLLDAATYPTLPTEWIPPNLSVPILDLVDVIFQLHEGGWIRRQALWVVKQVLQLGMGDAFDDWLIEKIQLLRRGSVIASVIKRVEQLLWPDGIFITKHPKHRRPPPPSVTQSQGAHHDSQPTQISSSKKEGVLTDEQKQQEAARRAKFVYELMIDKAPAALVGLVGRKEYEQCAKDLYFFLQSTVCLKQLAFDLLELLLLSTFPELDGAIKQLHEDKQKFGQLNMN